One Balaenoptera ricei isolate mBalRic1 chromosome 16, mBalRic1.hap2, whole genome shotgun sequence genomic window carries:
- the LOC132350596 gene encoding large ribosomal subunit protein eL21-like codes for MTNTKGKRRGTRYTFSRPFRKHGVVPLVTYMRIYKKGDIVDIKGMGTVQKGMPHKCYHGKTGRVYNVIQHAVGIIVNKEVKGKILAKRINVRIEHIKHLKSRDSFLKRVKENDQKKKEAKEKSTWVQLKHQPVRPREAHFVRTNGKEAELLEPIPYEFMA; via the coding sequence ATGACCAacacaaagggaaagaggaggggcaCCCGCTACACGTTCTCTAGGCCTTTTAGAAAACATGGAGTTGTTCCTTTGGTCACATACATGCGAATCTACAAGAAAGGTGATATTGTAGATATCAAGGGAATGGGCACTGTTCAAAAAGGAATGCCCCACAAATGTTACCATGGCAAAACTGGGAGAGTCTACAATGTTATCCAGCATGCTGTTGGCATCATTGTAAACAAAGAAGTTAAGGGCAAGATTCTTGCCAAGAGAATTAATGTGCGTATCGAGCATATTAAGCACCTTAAGAGCCGAGATAGCTTCTTGAAACGGGTGAAGGAAAAtgatcagaaaaagaaggaagccaaAGAGAAAAGTACTTGGGTTCAGCTGAAGCACCAGCCTGTGCGACCCAGAGAAGCACACTTCGTGAGAACCAATGGAAAGGAGGCTGAACTGTTGGAGCCCATTCCCTATGAATTCATGGCATGA